The following proteins are encoded in a genomic region of Gimesia algae:
- a CDS encoding alpha/beta hydrolase, producing the protein MLRLLFSLLLTISFTSSAIFAADKPKNPPPTQADVSYGPAKMNKLDFWQAKGDGPRPLLVYIHGGGWIGGDKDRIRNIQPFLEKGISIASINYRLTGEAPLPAPVHDAARAIQFIRSKAGEWNIDKERIALTGGSAGACTSMWLLLHDDLADPKAKDPVLRESTRVTAAAVAAGQTSIDPKVIEPWLGPNVLKHAMIYKSVGGKSMQDVMDNYKQHEALYKEFSPYNHLTTDDPPLLMTYNNNMKLPSENAGHGIHHPVYGVKMKEKADKAGTECHLLIPGVSKSKKYATSDEFLMDKLLNKDS; encoded by the coding sequence ATGCTGCGACTCCTGTTTTCCTTACTGCTGACGATCTCATTTACCTCTTCCGCGATATTCGCAGCTGACAAACCCAAGAATCCTCCGCCGACACAGGCTGACGTTTCTTATGGTCCCGCTAAGATGAACAAGCTGGATTTCTGGCAGGCAAAAGGCGACGGACCTCGTCCGCTTCTGGTTTACATTCACGGCGGTGGCTGGATCGGTGGCGATAAGGACCGAATCAGAAACATTCAGCCCTTTCTTGAAAAAGGGATCTCCATTGCTTCGATCAACTATCGATTAACAGGTGAAGCGCCACTTCCGGCTCCCGTACACGATGCCGCCCGTGCCATTCAGTTCATTCGTTCCAAAGCCGGTGAATGGAACATTGATAAAGAACGCATCGCCTTAACAGGCGGCAGTGCCGGTGCCTGCACTTCAATGTGGCTCTTACTGCACGATGACCTGGCGGACCCCAAAGCCAAAGATCCGGTGCTAAGGGAATCCACACGTGTTACCGCTGCTGCGGTCGCAGCGGGGCAGACATCCATTGACCCTAAAGTAATCGAACCCTGGCTCGGTCCCAACGTCCTTAAACATGCAATGATCTACAAATCGGTAGGCGGAAAAAGCATGCAGGACGTCATGGACAACTACAAACAACACGAAGCGCTCTACAAAGAATTCTCACCTTACAATCACTTGACCACCGATGATCCTCCATTGTTGATGACGTACAACAATAACATGAAGCTGCCTTCTGAAAATGCAGGTCATGGAATCCATCACCCTGTATATGGCGTCAAAATGAAAGAGAAAGCGGACAAAGCCGGAACCGAGTGTCACCTGTTGATCCCCGGCGTCTCAAAATCAAAAAAATACGCGACTTCCGATGAATTCCTGATGGACAAACTTTTAAACAAAGATTCCTGA
- a CDS encoding NAD(P)/FAD-dependent oxidoreductase → MQTDRCDVLIVGGGPAGSSCAWGLRDSGLDVLILDQATFPRDKVCAGWITPAVAELLRLDLSDYQKSHVLQPITRFRTGIIGGAAVQTEFTQTVSYGIRRCEFDEYLLNRCGARTRLGEKFHSLERTESGWLVNGTLRAKVIIGAGGHFCPVARWLNPDKGSEHSVVLAQETEFPLTSEQLKACRVQPERPELYFSPDLRGYAWCFLKDGFLNVGIGREGEKQLSAARDEFIQFLDLEGRVPREILGKFKGHAYRLYGLQKRTIVDDGVILIGDAAGLASPQSGEGIRPAIESGLMAADVLRQCENQYVQSRLTDYQQKILDRFGPWPDKPAGSIVPAPVRQFLGRHLISTHWFTRNVLLGRWFLQQHLPPLVRS, encoded by the coding sequence ATGCAAACCGATCGCTGTGATGTATTGATTGTGGGAGGCGGTCCGGCAGGCTCCTCCTGCGCGTGGGGCTTACGAGACTCAGGCCTGGATGTTCTGATCCTCGATCAGGCGACCTTTCCGAGAGATAAAGTCTGTGCCGGCTGGATCACACCAGCAGTCGCAGAATTGCTGAGACTGGATTTATCTGACTATCAGAAATCTCATGTCCTGCAACCTATAACCCGCTTTCGAACCGGGATCATCGGGGGAGCTGCCGTTCAAACAGAGTTTACACAGACCGTCAGTTATGGGATTCGGCGTTGTGAATTTGATGAGTATCTCTTAAACCGTTGTGGAGCAAGAACGCGACTGGGGGAAAAATTTCACTCACTTGAACGAACGGAATCTGGCTGGCTGGTGAATGGAACGCTGCGGGCGAAAGTCATCATTGGTGCGGGGGGACATTTTTGTCCTGTGGCCCGCTGGTTAAACCCGGACAAAGGATCCGAACATTCTGTCGTGCTGGCTCAGGAGACTGAATTTCCACTGACTTCGGAACAGTTAAAAGCCTGTCGTGTGCAACCGGAACGGCCTGAATTGTATTTCAGCCCTGATTTACGGGGATATGCCTGGTGCTTTTTAAAAGACGGATTTCTCAATGTGGGCATCGGTCGAGAAGGAGAAAAACAGCTTTCTGCTGCGCGAGACGAATTCATTCAGTTTCTGGATCTGGAAGGACGGGTTCCCCGGGAGATCCTCGGGAAATTCAAAGGGCACGCCTATCGACTGTATGGACTGCAGAAACGCACGATTGTGGATGATGGAGTCATACTGATTGGGGATGCTGCCGGTCTGGCCTCTCCGCAAAGTGGAGAGGGAATCCGGCCTGCGATTGAGTCTGGACTGATGGCAGCTGATGTTTTGCGACAGTGTGAAAATCAGTATGTCCAATCCCGGTTGACAGATTATCAACAGAAAATACTGGATCGTTTTGGACCCTGGCCTGACAAACCTGCAGGCAGCATTGTCCCCGCGCCTGTGCGTCAGTTCTTAGGCAGACATCTCATATCCACACACTGGTTTACCCGGAATGTTCTGCTGGGACGCTGGTTTTTACAACAGCATCTGCCACCACTGGTACGCAGTTGA
- a CDS encoding DUF4185 domain-containing protein: MKYNRCLLCVLLMAIPRVIIAAEYFQFQVIDAESRRGIPLVELETVNQILFVTDSNGIAAINEPGLMNLEVYFFVRSHGYEFPADGFGFKGKKIKVTPGGKAVLEMKRVNLAERLYRVTGEGIYRDSLLSGAAIPIVQPVLNGRVLGSDSVVNAKFNNRMYWFWGDTKKPSYPLGNFSVPGAVSDLPGQGGLPIQQGVNLNYFLDQNGLAKKTCDMPGTGPTWIDGLVAIRDEQGNERLFAKYVKIKDLLTVYERGLVEFNDELKAFEKREVFDFNAPLYPVGHPVKYEMSGDEYILFGLAAPLIRVPANPADLADLKQYETYSYLKPGTKAENWIVDRNAEGQLRYKWRKQIPPLTSELEEKLIQQGQLTKQEQYFQLRDIETKERVEIQNSSVAWNTYRGKWTMIGLQKFGTSVLGEIWYSEAASPLGPWKWARKIVTHDKYSFYNPKQHPLFARENGRLIYFEGTYTALFSGNEVKTPRYDYNQIMYQLDLSDPRLAADLFEK; encoded by the coding sequence ATGAAATATAATCGATGTCTGCTTTGTGTACTGTTGATGGCTATACCTCGCGTGATTATAGCTGCGGAATATTTTCAGTTCCAGGTAATCGATGCAGAGTCACGAAGAGGCATACCACTGGTTGAACTGGAGACGGTCAATCAGATTCTGTTTGTCACTGACAGTAATGGCATCGCTGCGATCAACGAACCAGGATTAATGAATCTGGAAGTCTACTTTTTTGTTCGCAGTCACGGATACGAATTTCCTGCAGACGGGTTTGGATTTAAGGGTAAAAAAATTAAGGTCACTCCTGGAGGAAAAGCCGTCCTGGAAATGAAGCGGGTCAACCTGGCAGAACGATTGTATCGCGTGACGGGGGAAGGGATTTATCGAGACAGTCTGCTGTCAGGCGCTGCGATTCCAATAGTGCAGCCTGTGTTGAATGGACGCGTGCTCGGTTCTGACAGTGTCGTTAATGCGAAGTTCAATAATCGGATGTACTGGTTCTGGGGGGATACGAAAAAACCCAGCTATCCTCTGGGGAACTTTTCCGTGCCAGGTGCCGTTTCTGATCTACCAGGTCAGGGAGGACTACCGATTCAACAAGGCGTCAATCTAAATTATTTTCTGGATCAGAACGGCCTCGCAAAGAAAACTTGTGATATGCCTGGCACGGGGCCGACCTGGATTGATGGCCTGGTAGCGATTCGTGATGAGCAGGGCAACGAACGACTGTTCGCGAAATACGTCAAAATTAAGGATCTTCTGACCGTTTATGAACGGGGACTGGTCGAATTTAATGATGAGCTGAAAGCATTTGAAAAGCGAGAGGTGTTTGATTTCAATGCCCCGCTCTATCCGGTCGGACATCCCGTGAAATATGAAATGTCAGGAGACGAATATATTCTGTTCGGCCTGGCAGCCCCACTGATTCGTGTCCCGGCGAATCCTGCTGATCTGGCTGACTTGAAACAGTATGAAACTTATTCTTATTTGAAGCCGGGAACAAAAGCTGAAAACTGGATTGTGGATCGGAATGCAGAGGGACAGTTACGCTACAAGTGGCGAAAGCAGATTCCCCCTTTAACCAGCGAGCTGGAGGAAAAACTGATTCAGCAAGGACAGCTGACAAAACAGGAACAATATTTTCAACTTCGTGATATTGAAACAAAAGAGAGAGTCGAGATTCAGAACAGCTCTGTAGCCTGGAATACGTATCGAGGGAAATGGACGATGATCGGACTACAGAAATTTGGTACTTCCGTACTGGGAGAAATATGGTATTCCGAAGCCGCGAGCCCGCTGGGACCGTGGAAATGGGCACGGAAAATCGTCACACACGACAAGTACAGTTTCTATAATCCGAAGCAGCATCCGCTGTTTGCCCGGGAGAACGGACGTCTGATTTACTTCGAAGGAACTTATACCGCCTTGTTTTCAGGAAATGAGGTCAAGACGCCTCGCTATGATTACAATCAGATCATGTACCAACTTGATCTATCCGATCCCCGTCTGGCGGCAGACTTATTTGAGAAATGA
- a CDS encoding FAD-dependent oxidoreductase, translating into MKRRCFLQQCGIYGSGIFSLNFLHALESRSCSAAIPREQTADIVIIGAGLGGCAAALSACRNGARVILTEPTDWIGGQISQQAVPPDEHQWIETFGRTESYAKLRTLIRDYYKQYYPLTSKARKTLNLNPGNGSVSRICHEPKVGIAALQSMLAPAISSGQLTLLLNTQPRSAELSGDRITAVTCQTQGAGHPVALYGAYFIDASEEGDLLPLTKTEYVLGAESQSETGEPHAPEKANPQNIQSFTHCFAIDHQAGEDHTIERPAMYDFWKDHTPPLKPAWSGKLLSLAYSSPRTLEPKALSFVPCGKETPAPKTRSLNLWLYRRMIDRNNFTPGSYSSDITVINWPQNDYMLGNITDVSPAEREKHITAAKQLSLSLFYWLQTEAPRPDGGLGWPGLRLRRDITGTADGLAKYPYIRESRRIRAETTIKEQDLTHSERLKALGKDHKPLLAKPFPDTVGIGYYHLDLHPSSGGDNYIDMGSVPFQIPLGAMIPERVENLIPACKNIGTTHISNGCYRLHPVEWSIGEAAGVLCSHAITSQATPRQIRNTPQRLQEFQSTLTKQGLELEWSRLS; encoded by the coding sequence ATGAAACGACGATGTTTTTTACAGCAATGTGGTATCTACGGCTCCGGAATCTTCAGCCTCAATTTTCTCCATGCATTAGAATCACGCTCCTGTTCCGCAGCTATCCCACGTGAGCAAACTGCAGACATTGTCATCATCGGCGCCGGGCTGGGAGGCTGTGCTGCAGCGCTGTCAGCCTGTCGCAATGGTGCTCGTGTAATTCTGACCGAACCGACTGACTGGATCGGCGGCCAGATCTCTCAACAGGCGGTTCCCCCCGATGAACATCAATGGATCGAGACATTTGGTCGCACCGAGTCGTATGCAAAGTTGCGTACGCTGATTCGAGACTATTATAAACAATACTACCCGTTGACGAGCAAGGCCCGAAAGACGCTCAACCTGAATCCGGGCAATGGTTCTGTTTCCCGAATCTGTCACGAACCGAAAGTCGGGATTGCAGCACTGCAGTCAATGCTGGCTCCCGCCATCAGCAGTGGCCAACTGACACTCCTGCTGAATACGCAACCGCGGTCTGCCGAACTATCCGGTGATAGAATCACCGCTGTCACCTGTCAGACACAGGGAGCAGGACATCCCGTTGCCCTCTATGGAGCGTACTTCATTGATGCCAGCGAAGAAGGGGACCTGCTTCCATTAACAAAAACAGAGTACGTGCTCGGTGCAGAATCCCAATCAGAAACCGGGGAACCACACGCTCCCGAGAAAGCGAATCCCCAGAACATCCAGTCTTTCACACATTGTTTCGCCATCGACCATCAGGCAGGGGAAGATCATACCATTGAACGCCCCGCGATGTACGACTTTTGGAAAGATCATACACCGCCATTAAAGCCTGCCTGGTCAGGTAAACTACTCTCGCTCGCATATTCCTCACCACGAACATTAGAGCCGAAAGCTCTCTCGTTTGTTCCGTGTGGAAAAGAGACTCCTGCTCCGAAGACCCGGTCTCTGAATCTCTGGCTCTACCGACGGATGATTGACCGCAATAATTTCACGCCGGGATCTTATTCCAGTGATATTACCGTCATCAACTGGCCCCAAAACGATTACATGCTGGGCAACATCACCGATGTCTCTCCTGCCGAACGGGAAAAACATATCACCGCTGCCAAACAACTCAGCCTGTCTCTTTTCTATTGGCTGCAGACTGAAGCACCGCGGCCTGATGGAGGACTTGGCTGGCCAGGTCTGCGTCTACGGCGTGACATCACAGGTACTGCAGACGGTCTGGCTAAATATCCTTATATCCGTGAATCACGGCGTATCCGCGCAGAAACGACAATCAAAGAACAGGACCTGACTCATTCAGAACGCCTCAAAGCTCTGGGCAAAGATCACAAACCACTGCTGGCAAAACCATTTCCCGATACAGTGGGGATCGGCTACTACCATCTGGACCTGCATCCCAGTTCAGGCGGTGACAATTACATCGACATGGGAAGCGTTCCCTTCCAGATTCCTCTGGGAGCCATGATACCAGAACGGGTGGAGAACCTGATCCCGGCTTGCAAAAACATAGGTACCACTCATATCTCGAACGGCTGCTATCGACTGCATCCAGTGGAGTGGTCCATTGGCGAAGCAGCCGGTGTGCTCTGCTCACATGCCATTACCAGTCAAGCAACACCACGGCAGATTCGGAATACACCACAAAGGCTCCAGGAATTTCAGTCAACGCTCACGAAGCAGGGGCTTGAACTCGAATGGTCTCGTCTCAGTTAA